The window TTTGACATGATGGACATTAATGATTGACCAAAGAAGTCAAGAATCAttccttttataaaatttactgATAGATCTCATGCATGTTTTAACTTATGAAGGAAGCAGCCAAACAGGAAGAGAAGAACAGCGATGCACTTGACGAATATATAATTAGACTTACTAGGCTCCACTGCTATGGCTGATATAAGAGGACCATAAACTCCTCTGAGTGGGATTCCAGTAGTGCCTTTCCCAGCCCAGTAAAAGTGAATCTTCAGTGTGTGGCTTGTTACAGCTACAGTAAAATTCTTAATAATGGGCTTCCCATCCCCACCAGCTTCAGCTTCAATGTTAAAATCCTTGAGCACCAACTTTTCCTGTAAAAAGAGTACAGTAGATTTAGCAATCACGAAAAATCTCTATTTCTCCCTTTATTTATATTCTCTGCATAAGAATATCTTGATTACCTGAATGTAGACATCAAAGATACGCTTCCCAAGGCTGTTAAATGATCTGTCATTGGTGAAAACAATTTCTGCAAAATGGAGGCTGACAGTGTAGTTCCCATTCCCAAGACAGAGTCCATAGTAAGTAAGAGAAACGGGAGATGTACGTGCTGTTTTGTACAAATTTAATAAAGATGCAGAAACATTTTTTAGTGCAGAAGTGTTCGTCGTAATATAGGCATCAGCATCAAGATCATTGTCCATAAATATTCCCGTACTGCTGAATGCCCAATTCTGTCTTGAGTAGAACATTGAAGCTCCTCTGAATTCCACATCAGCTTCGAACCTGGTGTTATTGTTGATTACTACATCCTCCCCTCCACAATTGATGTACAGGAAATACTTGTCTGTTCAAAGTTGATAAACCTCACAGAATGTAAACaaagatatataataaaaataaagaagaaggaAGCATTGCATGGCAAAGATGGGAACTTCCAAGTCAAGCATATAGAACAAACACTTATACTCCATTTAGTAGGAAGGGATGGAATAAGGTAGGAATTAAATAAATCCTTGTGACTAAGTTGGAAGATGAGAGAAAATGTAAGAGGGAACAATGGGAGGGAAATAATAGTGTGCAAAttttttgttagaatataatatgtgatccttggtaagccctcctcccaACACCTTGAGGTTGTGGGAgaactggtcacttaacatggtatcagagctcatgCTCACGGGAGTGAGGGgaaatgttagaatataatatgatccttggtaagccctcctcctcccaacaccttgaggttttgggAGAACTGGTTACTTagcatttttgttcttaatcaAGTAAATCAACTCCTTAAACTCTTTGTCACGGGATGCGGGTCTCCCTATTTCCAACTCTACATGTATGAACATTCAGAACTTGGCTAACACACACTCTATTCTGCACTTTACGATTGCTAGGCAACTTCCTAGAGATTCTTTTAGAATGAATAATCATAAGAAACTGTTTAACTGTAAACTATCAATTATAAGTCTTTTCAGGGTACACCAGTAAGCCGGATCAATCTGCTAATATGACTTGCGGTCAAATAGTCACCCCCCAACCTGTACTTTAATGACTTATCCTAAGACCTTTAAGGTTTTGGGATAGTTTAATTAACATGGTATCAAATTTAGTTTATCCAGATATCTCATTTGACTCCTGGGGACCCCCATCACTTTCACAGTTTATATTGCACCGCTGTTGTCGATTCGTAAGGATACCAGCTATGTAACTAACTTCCTGATTACCTGAAGAGAACTTTACAATTGTAGATTTTAGAATTACGAGAAATATACTTTCTGCCTGATTATCTCAAAAAATATTAGTAAGAAAAAAATCTGGCCTAGTAAAATCTGTTATCTGGCCTAGTAAAATTTGTATCAAGATTTGACTTCACCTTTGGTCATATACTTATATTTCTAAGGCCGGGATACATCACTTACGACCTGTCTATAATTTATTATAGCCTACATGAAAATAAATAGGAGGTCCGGGGTCTGATTCTTCTGAATAAGATGATATGTAGGTAGTAATGGCTGGAATATGTTCAGGGCACTTCAGGCTGATAACAAAACTGGATTTGTATAGTCACTATCCCCAGTATGTGTACTGGTTTTGTTTTTCATGATGGAACTGCACTGTATACAGAATTCGTGTGTAAAGAAGTGTGGGTCTGTTTTCTGCTAGGAAACTTGATAGAAGCACTCACTTCATATATTATCTCTATTAAATTTTCTGGAAAATGATTTAGTTATTTGCTCCCAAAAAGCTCTATCTGCATGCTCTTGCATATGAGAGactatatttcatataatattactGTTTCTGTTTGCATACCGTTAAGTGGACTGTAATACAACATTTTAATAATCATGCAAAATGTTTAGGCCAACTATGCATACAAGCAACTGTATGAAATATTACATAAATGGTCAGATGCTTAGCAAGAAAATTACTCACAATCACGACTGGGAGCAGAACAAGGAAAATTTTTCTTCAGGCATGAATGAACTTTATCTCTGTAGGAAAACACACAAAGCAAGCACTATTATTAGTCAGGTTGAAATAATCTTATCCCCTAAACTATGTAAGTCAGAGAATTAGATCTTTCATTCAACACAACACTAGGacaaatgataaaaaatatatatataattactaaaAGTTGAGACCCTAGTACAAGGATTACATTTTATCTGCTGATGAAGAATAGCTTTCCACTAAGTTCCTGGAGGAACAAATGAAGACCTTGTTATTACAATATACATACACTGGAAAGTTTGAAGTACAAATAAGTCTGCACTTACACACTTCCTCTAGGACATTCAAATGGACTTGAGACTTCTGCATTGAAATTGTTGTACGAGATATCTCTGCACTCCAATATGCAAAATGAAAACAACAATGGTCATCAAGCCAAGTATAGGCATACAACGACTAAATGATTGTGATATTTTTCAGCTGTGTATGACACTCTTCGCTAAAGAATAAAATTATCTTACAAAGAAGATAACTTGTTATGCCTCAAATACATTAATTTATAACTCTAATTAAATATGGCAAAAGTTCATACGCATTCTTATTCCGAGATAATATCCATTCAGGTATGGGCCCACTAAGCTTGTTACCTGTCAAATAACTTAAAAACAAGCATAACTTagtattttgaaagaaaaaaactaaaatGTGAGAAATATCAGGAGTGGACATAGACTTACATGTAATCGGCTTTTGCTAAATTGACAAAATTTGATGGAATATCACCAGCCAAGTTATTAAAACTGATGTCTCTACATAAACAAAGCAATTGAATAAGTTTCTAGTGGACTCTGTAAATTAACTTGTACAAAAAGGAGTAGctatattaaatatgaaataaaatagtGCTACACCGAGATTGACCGAACATTTCAGAAAACATAACAACTTTGTAGCACCTAGATgcaaacatgtaaaataatatatgtgtgtgtgtgtgttttatcattGTTAGTTAAGAACTTTCAGACACAGCATGTGTAAAGTTTCCTTTATTTGAGAAAGTCCCTTCTGTCTAACCATGCTTTCTTGCAGAAGGGCATTTAGATGTAATATGCTTAGAGGGCACGTATATATAAGGCTGGTTGAGCCAGGTCTTCATTTGAAAAGGCACTTAAACTTATTCTCGGTTTCAACTTTTAATCACATATTTCATATCACGAGCTTAATTGCAATAACAGGACCTTTAATCTAACATAATTGCACCCATAAGTGATAAATTGACAAACATTTCTGACTCTTCTTTTTAGATAACAATATATGGATACGAGCCAATGGAATGTTGTCAGTACATACATGATACAACCACAGACCATGACAGATTCTATAGTAAGAATTAGAAGCTACGTACATCGTTTTCAGATTTTTTGCCTCGCCGATGTATGAAGGAATCTCTCCGCTAATTAAGCAACTTCTTAGTATCCTGCATCGCATATTCTAATTTTACCATTGTATTCAAATATTGATGGTGTATTTTCTAAAAATGAAGGAAAACAACTTACAAAGTCTTCATCGACTCCATGCTTAATGTGGGAAAAGAGAATTCTTTACCTTTTAAGTCACTGATCCTCCTAAAAATTTGGCCAATAAAAGGAAAATGGAAGATACATTATATACTATATGGCATATGCAACCAACAAAAAACAAGAGAAGGAGAAACAAGAGTAAAATTGCATACAAATCACTTAAGCTTTTTAAGTTTGAAATACTGTCAGGAATTGGGCCCTCAAGAGAGCAACCTTGCATGTGcctgtaatataatatacaaaagcGCACAGGATTGTTGAGATCAAATCACTCTTCTCGACTTTGTGCACATGAATTCGGAACAAGCTTTAGGTGCAGTACTTACAGTTTCTCAATTTGTGACCATCTCTGAATGAAATCAGGTATCTTGCCAGTAAAATTATTGTCACTTATTCTCCTGCAGTTTTTCAAAGATTTAAATGTCAAAATGAAATTTCCAGCAGAAGTGGAACTGCGATAGAAGCAGTAATTACCTAAAACTGAAAGTTGAATAGAAGAATCCTATGATTATATATTGGATTGTAAGAAAGAATGTGTAATTGGTTATAAATACTATCTATTTGGTTGGCCTTTTTTTTCCTGACCAGTAACTTCATGCTCTGAAATGATAAAGAGGGTTTTCGATTTTGAGTAAGTGTTCTATACAGATTAAAGCTTTCCGCGTCTTATATTAGTGTTTTTTTTGTTCAGAAACCTCTCACAAGTGATTATTTAGAAACCGAAAAGTAAGTAGAGGGCTACATTTTTATTTCCTCTTCAAGCtcttacaaataataaattatataaacattTTAACTTGGGGTGATTATTAAGAGATGTACATACCAAGTACCAAGCAGGGTAGGCAGCAACAGGCATTCATAAAATATGAAAGGAAATATATACTTACATATCAGTCAAGTTGGTCAGATTAGAAAGTTCTTCTGGCAACTCTCCTGAGAATGAATTTGATGATAAAACACTGAAAGTGAAAGTGAAGATGCGtttgtattaatattttaattaattatgttaaCACGATATTCACATCTCTGAAATTTCTAGTAAAATATGTGTATGAcaagttcaaaaaaaattacagcTTTTGTAATTTGACCAAGTTTCCTATATCTGTGGGGATTGCTCCAGAGAAAGCATTTCCTTCTAGGCTCCTGCAATATTCAGATGTTAATAATTTGTAGGCAAATTCAGCCTCTCCGTCACACCAGCCATAATTTTCATTATGAAGCTAGTATAAGTTATAATTAATACTAATTTATCTATGTATAAAAAGCATAGTGTAtgtatttcttatatatatggATACTACACATTTTAATCTATTGCCTTGTACATAAAGAGTGCTTTATATGTATTCATTTAACTTAATCTGATATCACCACTACACACAGTTAGGCTGCAGATACTTTTTACCTTGAACACAttgtataacaaaattttacattGTACAAAGTTCTGAGCATACTATATCCACCATTAACAACAAGCTCTAGGAAAAATATCAGTCATGAAATCTTAAGAAGAGATTCAACATACAGGTTTGATAGAGTAATGATATTGGTAAGCGCCTTTGGAAATGGACCAGATAATCGGTTTCCCATAAAAGAACTGCATATTCAATCAtcagtatatttaattatgtgatGTTATACAGGAATACAATACTGTAATACTGGTAATGTGGTGCATACAGGCCAGTCAAGTTCATAGAAGCCCATGTCCGTGGAATTGTGTTATTTAGATAGTTGCGACTTAAATCCCTGGAAAAAAAAAGTGTACAATTAGAAGTGCATTcaaactgaaaaaaaaaattagtttctaAGCTACTACAAGTCTACATTGCTGTTAGCAATAAAAAGTATGCAGGTGATTACTAACATTGCAAGTAAATCTTCTTTAACAGTTGCATAAACGCAGCTCCTAAATACTGTGCAACAAATATTGTAATAAAAGAAACTTCGGAATATATTGGATTTTTGCTTACAAGTTTTTGAGGTGGTGTAGCTTGGAGAACTCAGATGGAACACTTCCTGACAAGTTTTGGGATTTTAAGGCTCTGCAAATATTTTCTGCACAATTAAGCACTTGCAAGCAAAAGCACATTGTTAAACAGATTCTAACATAACTAGATTGATTTAATAAGCTTGATATATTTGCTTCGATTTACATTTTGTCCAAGAAATGTCCAGCGGCCAGCGGGACATGAAATAAAAGTTTCCGTCCAGACTTAGTAAACTGAGGACTGAGAGGTAGTGTTTCTTGaggaaaagaaaatcataaTTAAGCTGCTGATCGAGAATCAGATTATCACACTCTTGTCTTCAAATTTCATTATCAGTAGAAAACGTAAGTTCATTGAAATTCACATTTTTCTCTTTTTGATAATATTAGATAAGAG of the Daucus carota subsp. sativus chromosome 4, DH1 v3.0, whole genome shotgun sequence genome contains:
- the LOC108217663 gene encoding probable LRR receptor-like serine/threonine-protein kinase At1g07650 isoform X2 — translated: MDYFCGFSTKFFLFHVFVICYFVLIIFSRTSFVSAATAKLHQDEVRALKEIGKKLGKNDWDFSKDPCSGEGNWSIPIVRKGFESSVTCDCSFDANTTCHVIAIALKSQNLSGSVPSEFSKLHHLKNLDLSRNYLNNTIPRTWASMNLTGLSFMGNRLSGPFPKALTNIITLSNLSLEGNAFSGAIPTDIGNLVKLQKLVLSSNSFSGELPEELSNLTNLTDMRISDNNFTGKIPDFIQRWSQIEKLHMQGCSLEGPIPDSISNLKSLSDLRISDLKGKEFSFPTLSMESMKTLILRSCLISGEIPSYIGEAKNLKTIDISFNNLAGDIPSNFVNLAKADYIYLTGNKLSGPIPEWILSRNKNADISYNNFNAEVSSPFECPRGSVNLVESYSSSADKIDKVHSCLKKNFPCSAPSRDYKYFLYINCGGEDVVINNNTRFEADVEFRGASMFYSRQNWAFSSTGIFMDNDLDADAYITTNTSALKNVSASLLNLYKTARTSPVSLTYYGLCLGNGNYTVSLHFAEIVFTNDRSFNSLGKRIFDVYIQEKLVLKDFNIEAEAGGDGKPIIKNFTVAVTSHTLKIHFYWAGKGTTGIPLRGVYGPLISAIAVEPKLKGLDLQIALFTLRQIKAATKNFDPAYKLGEGGFGPVYKGFLPDGTVVAVKQLSAKSRQGNHEFITEIGMISASQHPNLVKLYGCCVEGNQLSLIYEYMENNSLSHALFGRDSTARLKLDWPTRWKICLGIARGLCYLHEESSLKIVHRDIKTSNVLLDKDLNAKISDFGLAKLNEDGNTHISTRIAGTIGYMAPEYAMRGYLTSKADVYSFGVVALEVVSGKSNTNYRPTEEFVYLLDWAYVLQERGNLLELVDPALGSEYSSEEAMVLLNVALMCTNAAPTLRPTMSQAVSMLEGRTNVQELLSDPGFSTINPKLKAIRNHFWENPTQTVSMSTEGPLADASSLSNVDKADDSVILD